The genomic interval TCGTCATCTAGCGACGCGAGCCGATCAAGTGGCTATTATTTGGGAAGGCGATAATCCTAATGAGGCTAAAAAAATAACCTATCGGCAATTACATCAACAGGTTTGTCAATTTGCCAATGTCTTAAAAGCACAAGGGGTTAAAAAAGGGGATCGAGTTTGTATTTATTTACCGATGATTGCCGAAGCGGCTACCGTTATTTTAGCGTGTACCCGAATAGGCGCGGTTCATTCCATCGTTTTTGGTGGTTTTTCTGTTGATTCCTTAGCGGATCGTATTAATGATGCTGATTGTCGTTATTTAATTTGTGCCGATGAAGGCGTGCGTGGTGGTAAAAAAATTCCGATTAAAGCCAATGCCGATAAAGCGGCTGCGTTAAGTCCTAATCTTAAAAAAATGATTGTCATTAAATCAACAGGCGGGGAAATAACGTGGGATTCGGAACGTGATGTTGATTATTTTGCTGAAATGGACAATGCAGCACTTGATTGTCCCGCAGAACCTATGGATGCAGAAGACCCTTTATTTATTCTGTACACCTCGGGTTCAACAGGAAAACCTAAAGGCGTAGTGCATACCACGGGCGGGTATTTATTATTTGCAGCGATGACACATAAATATGTATTTGATTATCATGACGGGGATATTTATTGGTGTACGGCGGATATAGGCTGGGTTACGGGGCATTCCTATATTATTTACGGGCCTTTATGTAATGGGGCAACGACATTAATGTTTGAAGGCATCCCGACTTACCCTGATGCCTCACGTTTTTGGCAAATTATAGATAAACATCAAGTTAATATTTTTTATACTGCGCCGACCGCTATTCGTGCCTTAATGGCGCAAGGCAATGTGTTTGTTACCTGTACCGACCGTTCGAGTTTACGCTTACTGGGTTCAGTGGGTGAGCCTATTAATCCCGAAGCGTGGGAATGGTATTATTACAGTGTTGGTGAGAGTCGTTGTCCGATTGTTGATACTTGGTGGCAAACGGAAACGGGGGGTATTTTAATTACGCCATTAGCAGGTGCGATTGATTTAAAACCAGGGTCGGCTACGTTACCATTTTTTGGAATTAAACCTGAAATTGTTGATAATGACGGTCTTATTATGGAAGGGGAAGCCAGTGGTATTTTATTATTAAAGGGATCTTGGCCAGGACAAGCACGGACGATTTATGGGGATCATCAACGTTTTATTGATACCTATTTTGCCAGTTATCCTAATTATTATTTTGCAGGGGATGGCGCGCGTCGTGATAAAGACGGTTATTTTTGGATTACAGGTCGTGTTGATGATGTGATTAATGTTTCAGGTCATCGAATGGGAACAGCGGAAGTTGAAAGTGCTTTAGTTCTACATCACCATGTTGCCGAGGCTGCGGTGGTGGGTTATCCTCATGATATTAAAGGGCAGGGGATTTATGCGTATGTCACGTTGAATGTCGGGGTTGAACCTACGGAAGCTCTTAGAATGGAATTGGTTAATTTGGTTAGAAAAGAAATTGGAGCGATTGCAAATCCAGATGTGATTCAATGGGCAACAGGGTTACCTAAAACGCGATCAGGAAAAATTATGCGTCGTATTCTGCGTAAAGTGGCGGCCAATGAAATTGAGAGTTTAGGTGATACTTCAACGCTGGCTGACCCTGCGGTGGTTGATGATATTATTGAGCATCGCGCTAATCAATAACGTTGATAGAGGCGCGAGGTTTTGCGTCTCAATAACCCTCACTTTTTAAGAACGCTAAATTATGCAACTCTCTCTTGAAACCATTGGTTATATTGCCGCTTTTTGCACGACCAGTTCATTTTTACCGCAAGCTATTTTAACGATTCGTACTAAAGATACAGAATCGCTTTCATTAGGGATGTATAGCTTATTTACGATTGGGG from Methylococcales bacterium carries:
- the acs gene encoding acetate--CoA ligase, whose product is MSKTKLYPVKASFAEHSHINRETYQTLYQQSINEPDVFWAEQATNFLDWIKPWDKVSEVNFPKGEISWFLGGQLNVSVNCLDRHLATRADQVAIIWEGDNPNEAKKITYRQLHQQVCQFANVLKAQGVKKGDRVCIYLPMIAEAATVILACTRIGAVHSIVFGGFSVDSLADRINDADCRYLICADEGVRGGKKIPIKANADKAAALSPNLKKMIVIKSTGGEITWDSERDVDYFAEMDNAALDCPAEPMDAEDPLFILYTSGSTGKPKGVVHTTGGYLLFAAMTHKYVFDYHDGDIYWCTADIGWVTGHSYIIYGPLCNGATTLMFEGIPTYPDASRFWQIIDKHQVNIFYTAPTAIRALMAQGNVFVTCTDRSSLRLLGSVGEPINPEAWEWYYYSVGESRCPIVDTWWQTETGGILITPLAGAIDLKPGSATLPFFGIKPEIVDNDGLIMEGEASGILLLKGSWPGQARTIYGDHQRFIDTYFASYPNYYFAGDGARRDKDGYFWITGRVDDVINVSGHRMGTAEVESALVLHHHVAEAAVVGYPHDIKGQGIYAYVTLNVGVEPTEALRMELVNLVRKEIGAIANPDVIQWATGLPKTRSGKIMRRILRKVAANEIESLGDTSTLADPAVVDDIIEHRANQ